The stretch of DNA aagcttgtgatggatatcgcccgtcttcagtGAGATTTGGTGAAAAGAGAATaacctagttgcttgctaggttaaatTCTATTTATAAGGGGATTAACTAATGGGTTTTGGTctattagctcatacaatggatgATCTTATTACAAATACAATTGGATATTATTAAAACGCTAGGAGAGCTTAAATAagaaaagtaattattaaattaaaatagtcaaatcgtacacggacattttaacccattCAAAAGTAGGTCAAagcgagaaataataaaatagagaacgaaaACTATAAATATATATTTCCAAAATATGTTATTAAACTTGAAAATAAGTAATTTAATAAGGAGCTTCtgaataaatattattataaaatatggggtgttacaataggCTCTCCCTTTTCACCAGGCTTATTGAATCCATAAATCATTGTTAGCCAGAAAGTACTTCTTCTGACTCTATCACTGACCTTAGCATGAATACACTGAGCAGTAACATCATGCACATCAACTTGAAACATATTAGGATCCCATATCAACCATATTCTGCATCCCTTGTGACAGCTGGTGTTAGTGCAAGTAGTCCAGTCCCCACAAAGATTACTTTTAACTTTATTCCAATTAGTAGATTTAATTTTAGTTTCTAATAACCCAAACAACCCTACTTTATTTTGGTTAAGAAACCATTTTTTTTCATTCTATTTATTACTACTATTCATACCTCTTATGTTCCAAAATCCAATACTACCCATTATCTTTTGGGACTTTACTGGACTCTCCTTTTTCATACATAACCCTCTCAATTAACCCAGCTCTAGTTTTTTGCAAGGAGAAATTAAAAGAGTCCATAAAGGATAAACCTCCTGGGGTAAATAACCTCCACTCTTCATTAGCTCACTTCATCAGTCTAGAGATCAATTTTCTAGGCATGGATTGCTCCACCACAGGCTCCTTGGAGATCACAACAGACGTGCTAGTTGCCCTCTATACCACTGGGGTTAACACTGGTCTCTGTTGGGATTGTAGAGGCTGTAGTGGCTTCTGTGGTTGATACTCTCTTTTCCTCTGAGGCTGTTTAGGATTCAGTTGCACAGGCTGCTGCTATTGCTGAGTAGGGACCTTAGGCCTCCAGACCTTTCGAGCCCCCACTACATTTTCCCCCTTCCTGCATATATCTGATGTATGTCCCATTCCTTTACAGACAGAACATGTAGTAGGGAGCCAGTCATACACCAAACGAGCCCTCTGAATTCTACTATTCTCATCAATCAAGTTAAGTTCAGAAGGGAAATGTTGACCAATTTGTATCTCAATCATAACCCTAGCATATCCTAAGAATGCTTTGTTTGTAGTAGCTTCATCACATTTTATAAATTGGCCAACAATTCCACTCAGCTTCCTTAGACGCTCAGCACCCCAAAATTTGATATCCAATCCATAAATTTTCATCCAGATAGGGACCCTAGACACATCATGTTTAAGCAATTCTGCATCAGGCATCCATTCTTTAATAATGACAGGTTTATTATCAAAAATAAGATGCCCATTTTTAAGAACTAATTGTTGTTGCTCTTTAGTATTGAAACGAACCAGGAATATCCCATTGGGTAAAAAAGAGACCCTATCCACCCCGTTAGACTGCCAAACTCACTTCACAAACCCACTTATTACATTGCTGGGTGGATTCGCTCCAAGAATATAATAGTAGATAGAGGTAGATCAGAATTTTACTTCACCCTCAACGTCATCCTTTATAATACGAAGCAACAGCGGCGCTGGCGTTTCCGGAATAGCCTCCTCCGGGATTTCCTGAATCAATTCTTCATCCTCAAGGATTGAGTTCAAATTTGTTTCAAACTCCTCAGATGAAAATCGAATTTGTCTCGCTGCAGATTTCCCCCTTCCCTTTGATTAATTGATTccatcgttttttttttttttgtgatttttgaccTGAATTAAGTAAAggatttttatttgttttttttttatcgagCCATTGCGTTCTGACCAAGCAAAACCAGAAGATTAGGAAAGCTTTCTCTCTCATCCTTTTCCTTTTAGCTTTAGCTAGTAATTCCAAACAAGCTATTAGACTCTTAGATGCATTCGttttagggtaaattgataacttatacctaatGTAATATactttttcaaattttatacctaagataattttctttcaaaagttataccgaaaatcttatttttttCACAAACTCGATACCAAATCTAAGAAAAAGCAAAAATTGACGGTTTTGCCCTTATTGTTTAACCCACCATCACCCTTTCACCACAAAACATTAGTCCTTAATCTCTCTCAACCACCCATACACCCTACCACCACCACGACCCACCTTCTCCCCTGTCGGCACTGCCGCCACATATCCTACCCCCTCTCGGCCCCCCTCTTAGTGTCTCCCATTTAAACACCTAAAACCTCCCTAAGCACAAATCCACAATCTCCCCAAACTCAAACCTACATACCCAAACTCACAACCACCACCTACCTTGCTCCACCACCGCCACAACGCCCATCTACGCTACTTAACCGTCGTCACATCATCGCCGCAACCCACCTTTTGCTTCTTCATAATCACCAGCCTAAAACTCTTAAACACCATTACCCACCATATAAAAACAGTACTTCACTATCGAAATCCCTTTTGCCACTCTAAAAACCACCAGATCTAGGGTTTTTGAGTGTGAGGGAGAGATTATTGATGGTGGGGGAGGTCTCTTTTGGGAGGTGTAGTGGTTATGGTGTAGCAGTTCAACACAACCTTGGGTGACGTTGAGAGGGGGGTGCCGTCGGGAGGACATGTAGGCCGCGACGCCGGAGGGAGGTCACTTGCGGTGGCAACCAGATATCGAATGTGGTGCCGACGGAGAGAGGTGAGTGGTGGTGGTGATAGGATATGTGTGGTGGTTATTAGTGGGTTAACGTGGTGGGTATTGGTTAATGTGGTGGGCAAAAGTATGGTGATGACTAATTAGTAAGGGTAAAATGGTCAATTCGTGAGTTTTGGTATTGAGTGTGAAAGAAATGAAGATTTTCGGTacaagttttgaaagaaaattatctttcaagtataagatttgaaaaagtagGTTATactaggtataagttatcaatttaccctttaTTTTACAATAACGACTCATACAACAAATTGTAGGCCAGTGATTAATTTATTACGTTAGATGCTTCTGATTTACAACAATAACTCATACAACGGATTAAAATGAACAAACACCTTCAGTTCTTTGGCTTTGGTAAAAGGTGAAAAATCAGTTAAGAGTAAAACACTTGCAAGCAACTAACATCTTCAGAAAAGTATACTCCAAATGAAAGGAACGCATGCATCTCTGTGTTTGCAAGTCACAAAATTTAGCACACGTTAACAAGA from Silene latifolia isolate original U9 population chromosome 10, ASM4854445v1, whole genome shotgun sequence encodes:
- the LOC141607526 gene encoding uncharacterized protein LOC141607526 is translated as MGVVAVVEQARQIRFSSEEFETNLNSILEDEELIQEIPEEAIPETPAPLLLRIIKDDVEGESNGVDRVSFLPNGIFLVRFNTKEQQQLVLKNGHLIFDNKPVIIKEWMPDAELLKHDVSRVPIWMKIYGLDIKFWGAERLRKLSGIVGQFIKCDEATTNKAFLGYARVMIEIQIGQHFPSELNLIDENSRIQRARLVYDWLPTTCSVCKGMGHTSDICRKGENVVGARKVWRPKVPTQQ